From Leptotrichia hongkongensis, one genomic window encodes:
- a CDS encoding uracil-DNA glycosylase: MVNIGNDWDEIFKKEKEFEKNYYLDLRKFLVKEYKTKTIYPDKNEIFSAFKLTSYKDCKVVILGQDPYHGENQAHGLAFSVKQGVALPPSLKNIYKEIENEFGYKMSKNGFLEKWAKQGVLLLNTALTVVAGNANSHSKIGWEIFTDNVIKYLNEREEPIIFILWGNNAKSKKAFIDTNRHYILESVHPSPLSASRGFFGCGHFKKANDILKELGKKEIDWQI, from the coding sequence ATGGTTAATATCGGAAATGACTGGGATGAAATTTTTAAAAAAGAAAAAGAATTTGAAAAAAATTACTATTTGGATTTGAGAAAATTTTTAGTGAAAGAATATAAGACAAAAACAATTTATCCTGATAAAAATGAGATTTTTTCTGCATTTAAGCTAACTAGTTATAAGGACTGCAAAGTTGTAATTCTGGGACAGGATCCGTATCATGGCGAAAATCAGGCACATGGACTGGCATTTTCTGTAAAGCAGGGAGTTGCCTTGCCACCTTCCCTAAAAAATATTTATAAAGAAATTGAAAATGAATTTGGCTATAAAATGAGTAAAAATGGATTTCTTGAAAAATGGGCAAAACAGGGAGTCCTGCTTTTAAATACTGCACTTACTGTAGTCGCTGGAAATGCCAACTCACATTCAAAAATAGGCTGGGAAATTTTTACAGATAACGTGATAAAATATTTGAATGAACGTGAAGAGCCAATAATTTTCATACTTTGGGGAAATAACGCCAAAAGCAAGAAAGCTTTTATTGATACAAATAGACACTATATTCTGGAAAGTGTTCATCCAAGCCCATTATCTGCGAGCCGTGGATTTTTTGGCTGTGGACACTTTAAGAAAGCTAATGATATTTTGAAAGAGCTGGGAAAAAAGGAAATTGACTGGCAAATATAA
- a CDS encoding thermonuclease family protein has protein sequence MATKRRKRTGRSSKAGNEKLIAAIITVLLAIFGFAYNGVNSGFGKKRSKTSNSKKNTASRSTNTNYSNSAAVQNPTILKGYQAIKVSDGDTMNIQKVENGKFTGEVIKIRMFGIDAPEKAQDYGSESKQALEKMVNGKTLEIEEKNRDRYGRTVAVVYADGKNINEEMVKNGNAWWYQEYDKNDTRMQIYQENAKKNKLGLFGKRGYIEPWNYRREKKAAATSRTKNR, from the coding sequence ATGGCAACAAAAAGAAGAAAAAGAACTGGAAGAAGTTCAAAAGCTGGAAATGAAAAATTGATTGCTGCAATAATTACTGTGTTATTAGCAATATTTGGATTTGCATACAATGGAGTGAATTCAGGATTTGGTAAAAAAAGATCAAAAACAAGTAATTCTAAAAAAAATACAGCTTCAAGAAGTACAAATACTAATTATTCAAATAGTGCAGCTGTGCAGAATCCAACTATTCTGAAAGGTTATCAAGCTATAAAAGTAAGTGATGGAGATACCATGAACATTCAGAAAGTGGAAAATGGGAAATTTACTGGAGAAGTTATAAAAATCAGGATGTTTGGAATTGATGCTCCTGAAAAGGCGCAGGATTATGGGAGCGAGAGTAAGCAGGCATTAGAAAAGATGGTAAATGGAAAGACACTTGAAATTGAGGAGAAAAATAGGGATAGATATGGCAGAACAGTGGCTGTAGTATATGCTGACGGGAAAAATATAAATGAGGAAATGGTAAAAAATGGAAATGCCTGGTGGTATCAGGAATACGACAAAAATGATACTAGAATGCAGATTTATCAGGAAAATGCCAAAAAGAATAAACTTGGCCTGTTTGGAAAAAGAGGATATATAGAGCCATGGAATTACAGAAGAGAGAAAAAGGCGGCGGCAACAAGTAGAACTAAAAACAGGTAA
- a CDS encoding deoxycytidylate deaminase, whose amino-acid sequence MSKRDNYLSWDEYFMGIAFLSGMRSKDPSTQVGACIIDEDKKIIGIGYNGFPMGSSDDSMPWDKEGEFLDTKYPYVVHAELNAILNSIKSLKNCTIYVTHFPCNECAKAIVQSGIKKVIYFSDKHKSLDSTKASKRIFENARVETIHLEIEKESINIQFKD is encoded by the coding sequence ATGTCTAAAAGAGATAATTATTTATCATGGGATGAATATTTCATGGGAATTGCGTTTTTGTCTGGGATGAGAAGCAAAGATCCGTCTACACAGGTGGGAGCGTGTATTATTGATGAAGATAAGAAAATAATAGGAATTGGATATAATGGCTTTCCAATGGGAAGTTCTGATGATAGTATGCCTTGGGATAAAGAAGGAGAATTTTTGGATACGAAATATCCTTATGTTGTGCATGCTGAACTGAACGCTATTCTTAATAGTATAAAATCATTGAAGAACTGTACTATTTATGTGACGCATTTTCCATGCAATGAATGTGCAAAAGCAATCGTACAGTCAGGAATAAAAAAGGTAATATATTTTTCCGATAAACACAAGTCGCTTGATTCTACAAAGGCTTCAAAAAGGATTTTTGAAAATGCACGAGTAGAAACGATACATCTTGAAATTGAGAAAGAATCTATAAATATTCAGTTTAAAGATTAA
- the xseA gene encoding exodeoxyribonuclease VII large subunit — MEQTVFSVSDINREVKMFLEGTNTFKNIFIEGELSNITYYRSGHLYFTLKDASASVKCAIFRYKYRGVPEDLKEGDLVKIRGSVTLYEANGSYQIVADFLEKSNSLGLLYEKMEMLKKLYFEKGYFSDEIKKHLPKLPINIGVVTADTGAAIRDIINTTHKRFPNVNIYLYPAKVQGEGAAWEVSAGIEFFNRMNEEKQLEIDTLIVGRGGGSIEDLWAFNEEAVIEAIYKSEIPVISAVGHEIDNLLSDLVADKRAATPTQAAEILIPEKEKLTDELESKKNLLSKLLLNKVAMMKKELEYRKNNYYIKNFANILDNKKFELMEKEQKLSRELRRIVQKSREQLDYRKQRFDRINLQKIILSEKENLKKKSAELNQIILEFFENRKKELKYKKAQLSKYSVSDILKQGYTITRKNGKIVKRGIELSKEDKLEIEFSDVKKKVVVK; from the coding sequence GGAACAGACAGTATTTTCCGTAAGTGATATAAATAGGGAAGTTAAAATGTTTTTGGAGGGGACAAATACTTTTAAGAACATTTTTATTGAAGGGGAACTTTCTAATATTACATATTATCGTTCAGGACATCTGTATTTTACGTTAAAAGATGCAAGTGCAAGTGTGAAATGTGCTATTTTTCGTTATAAGTATAGAGGAGTACCTGAAGACTTGAAGGAAGGGGATTTGGTAAAAATCCGTGGGAGTGTTACGCTTTATGAGGCGAATGGAAGTTATCAGATTGTAGCGGATTTTCTTGAAAAAAGTAATTCTCTAGGGCTGCTTTATGAGAAAATGGAAATGCTTAAAAAGTTGTACTTTGAAAAGGGATATTTTTCTGACGAAATAAAAAAACATTTACCCAAATTACCTATAAATATTGGTGTTGTAACAGCTGATACAGGAGCAGCAATTAGAGATATTATAAATACAACGCATAAAAGGTTTCCAAATGTGAATATTTACCTTTATCCAGCAAAAGTTCAGGGAGAAGGGGCAGCATGGGAAGTTTCAGCAGGGATTGAGTTTTTTAATAGAATGAATGAAGAGAAACAGCTTGAAATAGATACACTTATTGTTGGACGTGGTGGAGGAAGTATTGAGGATTTGTGGGCATTTAATGAGGAAGCTGTGATAGAAGCCATTTATAAGTCTGAGATTCCTGTAATTTCAGCGGTAGGACATGAAATTGATAATCTTCTTTCAGATCTAGTCGCTGATAAACGGGCGGCTACACCAACTCAGGCAGCAGAAATCTTAATTCCTGAAAAAGAAAAATTGACAGACGAACTGGAAAGTAAAAAGAATCTTTTGAGTAAATTACTTTTAAATAAAGTTGCAATGATGAAAAAAGAGCTGGAATACAGAAAAAATAACTATTATATAAAGAATTTTGCAAATATTCTGGATAACAAGAAATTTGAATTAATGGAAAAAGAACAGAAATTATCAAGAGAACTTAGAAGAATTGTACAAAAATCAAGAGAACAGCTGGATTATCGAAAACAGAGATTTGATAGAATTAATTTACAAAAAATAATTTTAAGTGAAAAAGAAAATTTAAAGAAAAAATCAGCCGAACTTAACCAAATAATACTGGAATTTTTTGAAAATCGAAAAAAGGAACTCAAATATAAAAAGGCACAGCTTTCAAAATATTCAGTAAGTGATATTTTGAAACAAGGTTATACAATAACTCGAAAAAATGGGAAGATTGTTAAAAGAGGAATTGAGCTTAGCAAGGAAGATAAACTGGAGATAGAGTTTTCAGATGTTAAGAAGAAAGTGGTTGTTAAGTAA
- the miaA gene encoding tRNA (adenosine(37)-N6)-dimethylallyltransferase MiaA codes for MSIKLAKKIDSVIISADASQIYKELDIGTAKITSDEMQGIQHYMIDIINPDEDYSVGDFEKTVNNILNENGEKNEKNIIITGGTGLYIKSITDGFAKLPSKNAKIRADLESKSIEELQKILKEMDEKSYNEIDLSNKLRLVRAIEVCILTGGKFSELRIQNIRNNNYEFLKIFLTRNREELYERINKRVEIMIAKGLVEEAKKVYNKYTESLYKISSIGYKELFKYFEGKITLDEAIDEIKMESRRYAKRQMTWFKKEKNYITYNLSEMSEMQVLDDILKKWEKF; via the coding sequence TTGTCAATAAAGCTTGCTAAAAAGATAGATTCAGTAATTATATCAGCAGATGCTTCTCAGATTTATAAGGAGCTGGATATAGGAACGGCTAAGATAACAAGTGATGAAATGCAGGGAATACAACATTATATGATTGATATTATAAATCCTGATGAAGATTATTCTGTGGGAGATTTTGAAAAAACTGTAAATAATATTTTGAATGAAAATGGTGAAAAAAATGAGAAAAATATTATTATTACAGGCGGAACAGGGCTTTATATAAAATCAATTACAGATGGATTTGCAAAACTGCCATCAAAAAATGCAAAAATCAGAGCTGATTTGGAAAGCAAAAGTATTGAGGAATTACAGAAAATTCTCAAAGAAATGGACGAAAAATCGTATAATGAAATTGATTTGTCTAATAAATTGAGATTGGTTAGAGCAATTGAAGTTTGTATTTTGACCGGCGGGAAATTTAGTGAGCTACGTATACAAAATATAAGAAATAATAATTATGAGTTCTTAAAGATATTTCTTACTAGAAATAGAGAAGAGCTTTATGAACGGATTAATAAAAGAGTTGAAATTATGATTGCAAAAGGACTTGTAGAAGAAGCAAAAAAAGTATATAATAAATATACAGAAAGTCTTTATAAAATATCTTCAATTGGATATAAGGAACTATTTAAATATTTTGAAGGGAAAATTACGCTGGATGAAGCGATTGATGAAATAAAAATGGAAAGCAGAAGATATGCAAAAAGACAGATGACATGGTTCAAAAAAGAAAAAAACTATATTACTTATAATTTATCAGAAATGTCTGAAATGCAAGTGCTAGACGATATTCTGAAAAAATGGGAAAAATTTTAG
- a CDS encoding trans-sulfuration enzyme family protein codes for MRFETKTIHGIRNGKKKELWGTNVNFASTFPVAEFGVTQEFEYSRVSAPTRNELEEILAALENGKYGYAFSSGMATTTSVFTMFKAGDHIILGQDIYGGTYRIVHDIYSKFGLEYTFVDTTDLDNIRNAIKENTKAIFIETPSNPLLDVTDMRGVVEIAKEHNLITIADNTFMTPYLQKPLDFGIDIVIHSATKFLSGHHDLLAGVAITNDEGLAEKIKFSQVAAGALISPFDSWLLMRSLKTLKLRVEAAQTNAEKLIEFFQSHDAVDKIYYPTLDTNKGKKIHESQATGGGSVFSFTLKDDSKVKTFFESLNVALFAASLGGAETLVTHPSTITHAEMPDEEKEARGFTNSLIRIAVGFENIDDLIEDFKQALEK; via the coding sequence ATGAGATTTGAAACAAAAACAATACATGGAATAAGAAATGGAAAAAAGAAAGAACTTTGGGGAACAAATGTTAATTTTGCTTCAACTTTTCCTGTTGCGGAATTTGGAGTAACGCAGGAATTTGAATATTCAAGAGTTTCGGCTCCTACGAGAAATGAGCTTGAAGAAATACTTGCTGCATTGGAAAATGGGAAATATGGGTATGCCTTTTCATCGGGAATGGCGACTACAACGTCTGTATTTACAATGTTTAAAGCTGGAGATCATATTATTTTAGGTCAGGATATTTATGGTGGGACTTATAGAATTGTTCATGATATTTATTCAAAATTTGGATTGGAATACACTTTTGTCGATACAACTGATTTGGATAATATTAGAAATGCTATTAAAGAAAATACAAAGGCTATTTTTATTGAAACTCCGTCAAATCCATTGCTTGATGTTACAGATATGAGAGGAGTTGTAGAAATTGCAAAAGAACATAATTTGATAACAATTGCAGATAATACTTTTATGACGCCGTATTTGCAAAAACCGCTTGATTTTGGGATTGATATTGTAATTCATAGTGCGACTAAATTTTTATCTGGGCATCATGATTTGCTGGCTGGAGTTGCGATTACAAATGATGAGGGGCTTGCGGAAAAAATTAAATTTTCACAAGTTGCGGCTGGAGCTTTAATTTCTCCATTTGACAGCTGGCTTTTGATGAGAAGTCTTAAAACATTGAAACTTAGAGTGGAAGCGGCACAAACGAATGCGGAAAAACTAATAGAATTTTTTCAAAGCCATGACGCAGTTGATAAAATTTACTATCCGACTTTGGATACAAATAAAGGCAAAAAAATTCATGAAAGTCAGGCAACAGGCGGAGGTTCAGTATTCTCATTTACTTTAAAGGACGATTCAAAGGTAAAAACATTTTTTGAAAGTTTGAATGTGGCACTATTTGCAGCGAGTCTTGGTGGGGCAGAAACTTTAGTAACTCATCCAAGTACAATTACGCACGCCGAAATGCCTGATGAAGAAAAAGAGGCTAGAGGATTTACAAATTCATTGATAAGAATAGCTGTTGGATTTGAGAATATTGATGACTTGATTGAAGATTTTAAACAGGCGTTGGAAAAATAA
- a CDS encoding adhesion protein FadA, whose amino-acid sequence MKKTIFFLVGIMMVSSIGFSAEKKSLESSLSSIENQFNELIKKEEAQKERYRQQKAQLEAEVEDLKSKQTSREKLLEKLKVDSEVRWHRDKYKKILNNAETLYKNIDKSIAEKEKKIAELDTLLSIMN is encoded by the coding sequence ATGAAAAAGACAATATTCTTTTTGGTTGGAATAATGATGGTTTCGTCAATAGGTTTCTCTGCTGAAAAAAAGAGCTTAGAAAGTAGCTTAAGTTCAATTGAAAACCAATTCAATGAATTAATCAAAAAAGAAGAAGCACAAAAAGAAAGATATAGACAGCAAAAAGCACAATTGGAAGCTGAAGTAGAAGATTTGAAATCTAAACAAACAAGTAGAGAAAAATTATTAGAAAAATTAAAAGTAGATTCAGAAGTAAGATGGCATAGAGACAAATATAAAAAAATATTAAATAATGCCGAAACTCTCTACAAAAACATTGACAAAAGCATAGCAGAAAAAGAGAAAAAAATTGCAGAATTGGATACATTATTGTCGATAATGAATTAA
- a CDS encoding PTS sugar transporter subunit IIA, with amino-acid sequence MKILEYLVPERIKVNLEGKTKEEIIKEMAQLFVKSEVLNSEDLEEFVKEINEREKLTPTGMQDGIAIPHARTPLVKELSLALGISREGVDFESMDGEPSKLIFMIAAPEETKKEHLDLLAEISKLSYEEELVEELKNALTIEEITNKLK; translated from the coding sequence ATGAAAATATTAGAATATTTGGTACCAGAAAGAATAAAAGTAAATTTAGAAGGTAAAACAAAGGAAGAAATTATTAAGGAAATGGCACAATTGTTTGTGAAAAGTGAAGTTCTTAATTCAGAAGACTTGGAAGAATTTGTAAAGGAAATAAATGAAAGAGAAAAATTGACACCAACTGGAATGCAAGACGGAATAGCTATTCCACATGCAAGAACACCACTTGTAAAAGAACTTTCTCTTGCTTTAGGAATTTCTCGTGAAGGAGTAGATTTTGAAAGTATGGATGGAGAACCTTCAAAATTAATTTTTATGATTGCAGCTCCAGAAGAAACAAAAAAAGAACATTTAGATTTATTGGCTGAGATTTCAAAATTATCTTATGAAGAAGAATTAGTAGAAGAATTAAAAAATGCTTTAACAATAGAAGAAATTACAAATAAATTAAAATAG
- a CDS encoding GNAT family N-acetyltransferase, which produces MNFRKSTFDDVDRILEIIEKAKIELRQLGLDQWQNGYPNREVIENDVKNGISYVLEEISEKNDKSENQISKKIVGTIVLSPKKEEPYSKIEGKWITTDDYIVIHRLAVDSEIKNKGIATKILEFSEKECIKNKILSIKTDTHENNEPMKKFLEKNGFSYCGVIYLDKEPDVGEKRIAYEKIIKIPHKLF; this is translated from the coding sequence GTGAATTTTAGAAAATCAACTTTTGATGATGTAGACAGAATTTTAGAAATCATCGAAAAAGCAAAAATTGAACTAAGGCAACTTGGTTTAGATCAATGGCAAAATGGATATCCAAATAGAGAAGTTATTGAAAATGATGTGAAAAATGGGATTAGTTATGTTTTAGAAGAAATTTCTGAAAAAAATGACAAATCCGAAAATCAGATTTCTAAAAAAATTGTTGGAACTATTGTATTGTCGCCTAAAAAAGAAGAACCATATTCTAAAATCGAAGGAAAATGGATAACAACCGATGATTATATCGTAATCCACAGGCTGGCAGTTGATTCTGAAATAAAGAATAAAGGAATCGCAACAAAGATATTAGAATTTTCAGAAAAAGAATGTATAAAAAACAAAATACTCAGTATAAAAACAGATACACATGAAAACAATGAGCCAATGAAAAAGTTCCTTGAAAAAAATGGATTCAGTTATTGTGGTGTGATTTATTTAGATAAAGAGCCTGATGTTGGGGAAAAGAGAATTGCCTATGAGAAAATAATAAAAATACCACATAAATTATTTTAA
- the obgE gene encoding GTPase ObgE — MFIDESVITVISGNGGDGAATFRREKFVQFGGPDGGDGGKGGDIVFIADPNINTLVDFKSSKKFKAQDGTKGAAARSTGKSGEDLIIKVPVGTMIRDFETNKLLLDLDNPNEKVIFLKGGDGGRGNIHFKSSVKKAPRIAESGREGVELKIKLELKLLADVALVGYPSVGKSSFINKVSAAKSKVASYHFTTLKPKLGVVRMGDEESFVVADVPGLIEGAHEGVGLGDRFLKHIERCKLIIHIVDISGLDGRDPKEDFVKINHELKNYSEKLANKPQIVVANKIDMLYEDEKYDEFEKFVKEKGIKYVYPVSVIANEGLKPVLSKAWELIQEIPREELEEVHSVEELIQENNKKDDWIVKKTADNVFEVDGRIVDDVLKKYVFIGEEGIINFLQKMRSLGMETELEKAGVEEGDIIIIAGYEFEYIV, encoded by the coding sequence ATGTTTATAGATGAAAGTGTAATTACAGTAATTTCTGGAAATGGGGGAGATGGAGCAGCTACGTTCAGACGTGAAAAATTTGTTCAGTTTGGAGGGCCTGACGGTGGAGATGGCGGAAAAGGTGGAGATATCGTCTTTATCGCTGATCCAAATATTAACACGCTTGTAGATTTTAAGAGCAGTAAAAAATTTAAGGCACAAGACGGAACAAAAGGGGCTGCTGCACGTTCTACTGGAAAATCAGGTGAAGACTTGATTATAAAAGTTCCAGTTGGAACAATGATTAGAGATTTTGAAACAAATAAACTGCTGCTTGACTTGGACAATCCAAATGAAAAAGTAATATTTCTAAAAGGTGGAGATGGCGGACGTGGAAATATCCATTTCAAGTCATCAGTAAAAAAAGCTCCAAGAATAGCAGAAAGTGGTCGTGAAGGTGTAGAATTAAAAATAAAGCTGGAATTAAAATTGCTGGCCGATGTGGCTCTTGTGGGTTATCCAAGCGTAGGAAAATCAAGTTTTATTAATAAAGTATCAGCTGCCAAATCAAAAGTTGCAAGTTACCATTTTACAACATTAAAGCCTAAATTGGGAGTTGTAAGAATGGGAGATGAGGAAAGTTTTGTTGTGGCGGATGTGCCAGGTCTTATTGAAGGTGCTCATGAAGGAGTGGGGCTTGGAGATAGATTTTTAAAGCATATTGAAAGATGTAAATTGATTATTCACATTGTGGATATTTCAGGATTGGATGGACGTGATCCTAAGGAAGATTTTGTAAAAATAAATCATGAATTAAAAAATTATAGTGAAAAATTGGCAAATAAACCTCAAATTGTTGTGGCTAATAAGATTGACATGCTTTATGAAGATGAAAAGTATGATGAATTTGAAAAATTTGTTAAAGAAAAAGGTATAAAATATGTTTACCCAGTCTCTGTAATTGCAAATGAGGGACTAAAGCCGGTTTTATCAAAGGCATGGGAATTAATTCAGGAAATACCTAGGGAAGAACTGGAAGAAGTTCATTCTGTTGAAGAGCTGATTCAGGAAAATAATAAAAAAGATGACTGGATTGTTAAGAAAACAGCTGACAATGTATTTGAAGTGGATGGACGTATTGTGGATGATGTGCTTAAAAAGTATGTGTTTATTGGAGAAGAAGGAATAATAAATTTCCTTCAGAAGATGAGAAGTCTTGGAATGGAAACAGAGCTTGAAAAAGCTGGGGTTGAAGAAGGAGATATTATAATTATTGCTGGATATGAATTTGAATATATAGTTTAG